From one Scophthalmus maximus strain ysfricsl-2021 chromosome 19, ASM2237912v1, whole genome shotgun sequence genomic stretch:
- the LOC118314021 gene encoding uncharacterized protein LOC118314021 isoform X4: MADGEEDTRGVEVSAGGELVSPDSGMTTLRSSRSSKESSVFLSDDSPVGEVTAGGGPAAGPGGIFLRNPPPLGLSSLSPPVPPERKKNRSCRNKSDNFDLFSFDPLHSSDPSLPAGGELTNSEVRGDGTETRSGSSNLSELEELSFMDFSAGSRNSSVDHHGQIHGNEMTDTVVPPTPVNSLVGSRPPSRCGIRFFPEDVVERINCLQHKDSVSSSLSETWDELCFDTQGALSSSDNNASNRTKDYESPQNIIEDIRGKESLSDVTEIESREEILKPENSHQRPKSLQPQLSVVTGQTESYENWNPDSVLKDEWNPVTLADLQLTPPEEEGTGKCKAGDIGSKGKTTSLSKKKAILNTLTPDTSKEEDKGVQGKKEDQKMELLDFWTYSAQKGFLKSDSGTTESYPESLDMWNMTIRDDSLSPLTTPDNLSENSGSFCGMNRNLLGGTSVESPPGFCDGGMEMWNTTIQEDSSSTITSPEGPDNGKDLSHMGSPDAHSPETHASKQLEEEKATEEGKVMSKVISHTPGEVVWRGNVHNVKIVIDTAHGSAQDEKMDEDDMQIFQSQQSVVQNLESEHSGYDPSAYQGIDMHDLSVPGMVTSTSEYDNVGAGVWSLSSSPETFASPVVDVIQPQGQSSPFFVVTNPIHIDEKHDQSQRTNPLGKTECRSAISDTEQSVTQMFLFEGTCEVGHITSSIESEYDNKNKEGSAEADWIEQSSDYSPFVMVDSSMTQQISTNDHTSFSEAAETQLQTDQLLSPRHVNWDSSESASLSHALPITVAQNEDGTAAESQRWANIANNGNVEGKITETMGLGSSSGVKRDTLKFSPDSLQPGSGDELRSNSDGDSSSGLEMEYIVVSGTVKEAEREWDDRPKQGDKQTKRTRKPMETFSTLYYAATVLGAHREHQENTEQSRQNQNQAVLSTHYLVNLDNSTEHDMVPEKVSPSQSKNTLEATGCNQPQVFEGNYDDKSSIVARSVSPSLRFPSDIFLKTREEVYVHSQISMEDSDEGGQSPSAPPLCPTSLGDFQDWGGQLVRHDTPRDTSETQSPVLTNSSVSHPSSLTGTPLSELGISTDRGLGLPFSGDLMEEENDEEEQEEETDMENTTLSKWTSGVQNKREEKQQLCSSDLLSFTEELSGGSSIQQTDSQTLELKQDRSLQDTVDHYDGQPARIHEWSTEQQIGGHEACQDSDALVLSYSPGRRNQDVSSQLSSQPTNENGEYQWTGSHNVTQGQTPYGYNYHHINQRTDNQNTQSTCVATKSNSQQHTTDVYAEFTTDASAAQYGPEQDESYYEAGVNAEYSLDDPDSKIQNVGEGGDDSNSMCTSQLQSSRFQDDGQCQYETDHTPYQFDGQPFYQSDVQPEREDHAQYVPKGFVPFLLSRHSQQRDGAVGMMTTMPSSEETAEELEDREDPPSSADLSGSSNQRRKLAAPPLSVSLDRSEGSLLSEDALDTGDEALDTGDDLDINIDELDTPDEADSLELHRHGDSEESKMAVGAASCDVVVGHGSAEESRESKPWRSVLIGEQEHRIDMKSIAPYKRVISHGGYYAEQNAIIVFAACFLPDSNCDNYNYVMENLFLYVISTLELMVAEDYMIVYLNGATPRRRMPGFSWMKKCYQMIDRRLKKNLKMFIIVHPSWFIRTLLGITRPFISSKFSSKIKYVNSLRELGKIIPMEYVHIPTSIVKLDTDLQDTAAKADQKRGNSTV; this comes from the exons ATGGCAGATGGTGAGGAGGACACACGAGGTGTAGAAGTCAGTGCTGGTGGGGAGCTAGTGAGCCCTGACAGCGGTATGACCACACTCCGCAGCAGCCGCTCCTCCAAAGAGAGTTCAGTGTTTCTTAGTGATGACAGTCCAGTGGGTGAGGTTACAGCAGGAGGAGGTCCAGCAGCAGGACCAGGAGGAATCTTCCTGAgaaacccccctcccctgggGTTGtcgtctctctcccctcctgtcccacctgagaggaagaagaaccgCTCATGCAGAAATAAGAGTGACAACTTTGACCTCTTTAGTTTTGACCCACTACATAGCAGTGACCCCTCTTTGCCAGCAGGAGGGGAACTGACAAATTCTGAAGTAAGAGGAGATGGGACAGAAACAAGATCAGGGAGCTCCAACTTATCAGAACTTGAAGAACTGAGCTTCATGGATTTCTCTGCTGGAAGTAGAAATTCATCAGTTGACCACCATGGTCAAATTCATGGAAATGAGATGACTGACACTGTGGTTCCTCCAACTCCGGTCAACAGCCTGGTTGGTAGCCGCCCACCCAGCAGATGTGGAATCAGGTTCTTCCCAGAAGATGTAGTTGAAAGGATCAATTGCCTACAGCACAAGGACAGTGTGTCATCATCCTTGTCAGAGACCTGGGATGAACTTTGCTTTGACACACAAGGAGCACTGTCCTCAAGTGATAATAATGCCTCCAATCGGACCAAGGACTATGAGAGCCCACAAAATATTATAGAGGACATTAGAGGCAAAGAGTCATTGTCTGatgtgacagaaatagaaaGCAGGGAGGAGATCTTAAAGCCAGAGAATTCCCACCAGAGGCCAAAGAGCCTTCAACCTCAGCTTAGTGTGGTCACTGGGCAGACTGAATCATATGAAAACTGGAACCCAGACTCGGTACTGAAGGATGAGTGGAACCCTGTTACTTTGGCTGATCTGCAATTGACAccaccagaggaggagggaactgGAAAATGCAAAGCTGGTGACATTggatcaaaaggaaaaacaacatctttgtcaaaaaagaaagcaaTCCTAAATACTTTAACACCAGACACATCCAAAGAAGAGGACAAAGGGGtccaaggaaaaaaagaagaccaaaAGATGGAGCTCCTAGACTTCTGGACTTACTCAGCACAAAAGGGATTTCTTAAATCTGACAGTGGAACCACAGAGTCTTACCCTGAATCACTAGATATGTGGAATATGACAATCAGGGATGACAGTCTATCACCTCTCACAACCCCTGACAACTTGTCTGAAAACTCAGGTTCTTTCTGTGGGATGAACCGCAATCTTTTGGGTGGTACATCTGTGGAAAGTCCGCCGGGATTCTGTGATGGTGGAATGGAGATGTGGAACACCACCATACAGGAAGACAGCTCTTCCACTATAACAAGCCCTGAAGGACCTGACAATGGAAAGGACCTAAGTCATATGGGATCACCTGATGCTCATTCTCCAGAGACACATGCAAGCAAACaattagaggaagaaaaagctACAGAGGAGGGGAAAGTTATGAGTAAAGTAATTAGTCACACACCTGGTGAGGTGGTGTGGAGAGGCAATGTGCACAATGTGAAAATAGTCATAGACACTGCACATGGTTCAGCACAGGATGAAAAAATGGATGAGGATGATATGCAGATTTTTCAGAGCCAGCAGTCAGTTGTACAGAACTTGGAATCTGAACATTCAGGTTATGATCCTTCCGCGTACCAAGGCATAGACATGCATGACTTATCTGTCCCTGGCATGGTTACCTCCACCTCAGAATATGACAATGTAGGAGCTGGTGTGTGGAGCCTGTCATCCTCCCCTGAGACCTTTGCTAGCCCAGTAGTAGATGTGATACAGCCACAGGGGCAGTCTAGCCCTTTTTTTGTAGTGACAAACCCCATTCATATAGATGAGAAGCACGATCAATCTCAGAGGACTAATCCTCTGGGAAAGACTGAATGCAGATCAGCAATATCAGATACAGAACAGTCAGTCACACAAATGTTCCTATTTGAGGGAACTTGTGAGGTTGGTCACATAACCAGTTCAATTGAGAGTGAgtatgacaacaaaaacaaagaagggtCAGCAGAGGCTGACTGGATAGAGCAATCAAGTGATTATTCTCCATTTGTCATGGTGGACTCCTCAATGACTCAGCAAATTTCCACAAATGATCATACAAGCTTCAGTGAAGCTGCTGAGACTCAACTCCAGACTGACCAATTGTTGTCCCCACGTCATGTGAATTGGGACAGCTCAGAATCCGCTTCATTATCACATGCCCTGCCAATCACCGTGGCCCAAAATGAAGATGGGACTGCCGCTGAAAGCCAACGGTGGGCCAACATAGCGAATAATGGAAATGTGGAGGGCAAAATAACCGAGACTATGGGTTTAGGCTCCAGCTCTGGTGtgaagagagacacactgaaATTCAGCCCTGACAGTCTTCAGCCAGGCAGTGGAGACGAACTCAGGTCCAATTCTGACGGAGATTCATCTTCAGGCCTGGAAATGGAATACATCGTTGTGTCTGGCACAGTaaaagaagcagagagagagtgggatgACAGGCCTAAACAGGGAGACAAGCAAACAAAACGAACAAGAAAGCCCATGGAAACATTTAGCACGCTTTATTATGCCGCCACAGTACTAGGTGCACATAGAGAGCACCAGGAGAACACAGAGCAAAGTAGGCAAAACCAAAATCAAGCTGTCTTATCCACTCATTACCTAGTAAATCTGGATAATTCCACTGAGCATGACATGGTGCCAGAAAAGGTCAGTCCCAGCCAATCAAAAAATACATTGGAAGCAACAGGTTGCAATCAACCACAGGTATTTGAAGGAAACTATGACGATAAATCAAGCATTGTCGCCAGAAGTGTGTCTCCTTCATTAAGATTTCCGTCCGATATCTTTCTGAAAACCAGAGAGGAAGTTTATGTCCATTCACAGATCTCAATGGAAGATTCAGATGAGGGCGGACAGTCACCCTCCGCACCCCCACTATGTCCTACTTCTTTGGGAGATTTTCAAGACTGGGGGGGTCAGTTAGTGAGACATGACACACCTAGAGACACATCTGAAACACAGTCCCCTGTACTTACCAACAGTTCAGTGTCCCACCCCAGCTCTCTGACCGGCACCCCATTAAGTGAATTGGGTATTTCCACTGACAGAGGACTTGGATTACCATTTTCCGGAGATTTAATGGAAGAGGAAAATGacgaggaagagcaggaggaggaaactgATATGGAGAACACTACCCTGTCAAAATGGACTTCAGgagtacaaaataaaagggaagaaaaacaacagttatGCTCCTCTGATCTGCTTAGTTTCACAGAAGAGCTGAGCGGAGGTTCATCAATTCAACAAACAGATTCACAAACACTTGAGCTTAAGCAGGACCGGTCTCTACAGGATACAGTGGATCACTATGATGGACAACCTGCAAGGATTCATGAATGGTCAACTGAACAACAGATTGGAGGCCATGAAGCTTGTCAAGATAGCGATGCACTGGTTTTAAG CTACTCCCCTGGAAGAAGAAATCAAGACGTATCATCACAGCTGTCATCCCAGCCAACCAATGAGAATGGTGAATATCAGTGGACAGGAAGTCACAATGTCACTCAGGGTCAAACCCCGTATGGCTACAACTACCATCACATCAACCAAAGAACTGACAACCAGAATACACAGTCAACCTGCGTAGCTACAAAATCCAACAGCCAGCAACACACCACAGATGTCTACGCTGAGTTTACAACTGATGCCTCAGCTGCACAGTATGGGCCTGAGCAGGATGAGAGCTATTATGAAGCTGGGGTTAATGCTGAGTACAGCCTGGATGACCCAGACTCCAAGATCCAGAACGTAGGTGAAGGTGGCGATGATTCCAACTCCATGTGCACTTCTCAACTTCAGTCCTCTCGGTTTCAAGATGATGGCCAGTGTCAGTATGAGACAGACCATACTCCTTACCAGTTTGACGGACAGCCATTCTACCAATCGGATGTTCAGCCTGAGAGGGAAGATCATGCACAGTATGTGCCCAAGGGATTTGTTCCCTTTCTCCTGTCAAG ACACTCCCAACAGAGAGACGGTGCAGTGgggatgatgacgacgatgcCCTCCAGTGAGGAAACTGCTGAGGAGCTCGAGGACAGAGAAG ACCCACCCTCCTCTGCAGATCTGTCGGGCAGCTCCAATCAAAGGAGAAAGTTGGCAGCGCCACCACTGAGCGTGTCGCTGGACCGCAGTGAGGGGTCTCTTCTCTCAGAGGATGCTCTGGACACAGGGGACGAGGCCTTGGATACTGGAGATGACCTGGATATCAACATTGATGAGCTGGACACACCTGATGAGGCAGACTCCCTGGAGCTGCACAGACACG GCGACTCAGAAGAGTCTAAAATGGCTGTAGGAGCAGCTTCATGTGACGTCGTCGTAGGACACGGGTCAGCtgaggagagcagggagagcAAACCGTGGAGGAGCGTGTTGATTGGAGAGCAGGAGCATCGTATTGATATGAAGAGCATTGCGCCGTACAAAAGAGTCATTTCTCATGGAG GTTATTACGCTGAACAGAATGCCATCATTGTGTTTGCAGCATGTTTCCTACCAGACAGTAACTGTGACAATTACAATTATGTAATGGAAAACCTTTTTCT gtatgtAATAAGTACCTTGGAACTAATGGTGGCAGAGGATTACATGATTGTTTATCTGAATGGTGCCACCCCTCGCAGGAGGATGCCAGGTTTTAGCTGGATGAAAAAGTGCTACCAGATGATAGACAGAAG ACTGAAGAAAAACCTGAAGATGTTCATCATTGTTCATCCTTCCTGGTTCATACGAACTTTGCTGGGAATAACTAGACCCTTCATAAG CTCCAAGTTCAGCAGTAAGATCAAATATGTGAATAGTCTGCGGGAGCTTGGAAAAATCATCCCAATGGAGTATGTCCACATTCCAACCAGCATCGTCAA
- the LOC118314021 gene encoding uncharacterized protein LOC118314021 isoform X3 yields MEEYLRMVQSRLRADASEDPIHAVLGGPKPDVDTVAATLSLALHLSQKDASGGLCLPVLCGRQCNAVLPEETVRYLKRLNISESLLLWREDVDLMTLHHTGKLSLTLLRDGLLDSSEYHALESSILRVVHHDGQQDTGDDAALSAVTTVAREIRQEAAEHIRATLGKSLGEALRLQNEAFWIKHGRQSTQLEDLRRSLEQLSDATADAELQDMEQLLTAELKEFSDGEMTIALSSVTTVKEHWIVNVDGLNAFSQHHGLDGLVVLLSISDTVHHPGQQVAVYSNNTDILNQICCELEESSSWSLFGQLEARENLQVYHIPINTPSSIGTLLVEEIQGLLKDFVDRRSSVLACHPSSRSSSTEGVAGSVEFSQGSSGINDMDGSDIERVEGGSADVAARARGMADGEEDTRGVEVSAGGELVSPDSGMTTLRSSRSSKESSVFLSDDSPVGEVTAGGGPAAGPGGIFLRNPPPLGLSSLSPPVPPERKKNRSCRNKSDNFDLFSFDPLHSSDPSLPAGGELTNSEVRGDGTETRSGSSNLSELEELSFMDFSAGSRNSSVDHHGQIHGNEMTDTVVPPTPVNSLVGSRPPSRCGIRFFPEDVVERINCLQHKDSVSSSLSETWDELCFDTQGALSSSDNNASNRTKDYESPQNIIEDIRGKESLSDVTEIESREEILKPENSHQRPKSLQPQLSVVTGQTESYENWNPDSVLKDEWNPVTLADLQLTPPEEEGTGKCKAGDIGSKGKTTSLSKKKAILNTLTPDTSKEEDKGVQGKKEDQKMELLDFWTYSAQKGFLKSDSGTTESYPESLDMWNMTIRDDSLSPLTTPDNLSENSGSFCGMNRNLLGGTSVESPPGFCDGGMEMWNTTIQEDSSSTITSPEGPDNGKDLSHMGSPDAHSPETHASKQLEEEKATEEGKVMSKVISHTPGEVVWRGNVHNVKIVIDTAHGSAQDEKMDEDDMQIFQSQQSVVQNLESEHSGYDPSAYQGIDMHDLSVPGMVTSTSEYDNVGAGVWSLSSSPETFASPVVDVIQPQGQSSPFFVVTNPIHIDEKHDQSQRTNPLGKTECRSAISDTEQSVTQMFLFEGTCEVGHITSSIESEYDNKNKEGSAEADWIEQSSDYSPFVMVDSSMTQQISTNDHTSFSEAAETQLQTDQLLSPRHVNWDSSESASLSHALPITVAQNEDGTAAESQRWANIANNGNVEGKITETMGLGSSSGVKRDTLKFSPDSLQPGSGDELRSNSDGDSSSGLEMEYIVVSGTVKEAEREWDDRPKQGDKQTKRTRKPMETFSTLYYAATVLGAHREHQENTEQSRQNQNQAVLSTHYLVNLDNSTEHDMVPEKVSPSQSKNTLEATGCNQPQVFEGNYDDKSSIVARSVSPSLRFPSDIFLKTREEVYVHSQISMEDSDEGGQSPSAPPLCPTSLGDFQDWGGQLVRHDTPRDTSETQSPVLTNSSVSHPSSLTGTPLSELGISTDRGLGLPFSGDLMEEENDEEEQEEETDMENTTLSKWTSGVQNKREEKQQLCSSDLLSFTEELSGGSSIQQTDSQTLELKQDRSLQDTVDHYDGQPARIHEWSTEQQIGGHEACQDSDALVLSYSPGRRNQDVSSQLSSQPTNENGEYQWTGSHNVTQGQTPYGYNYHHINQRTDNQNTQSTCVATKSNSQQHTTDVYAEFTTDASAAQYGPEQDESYYEAGVNAEYSLDDPDSKIQNVGEGGDDSNSMCTSQLQSSRFQDDGQCQYETDHTPYQFDGQPFYQSDVQPEREDHAQYVPKGFVPFLLSRHSQQRDGAVGMMTTMPSSEETAEELEDREDPPSSADLSGSSNQRRKLAAPPLSVSLDRSEGSLLSEDALDTGDEALDTGDDLDINIDELDTPDEADSLELHRHGDSEESKMAVGAASCDVVVGHGSAEESRESKPWRSVLIGEQEHRIDMKSIAPYKRVISHGGYYAEQNAIIVFAACFLPDSNCDNYNYVMENLFLYVISTLELMVAEDYMIVYLNGATPRRRMPGFSWMKKCYQMIDRRLKKNLKMFIIVHPSWFIRTLLGITRPFISSKFSSKIKYVNSLRELGKIIPMEYVHIPTSIVKADQKRGNSTV; encoded by the exons AGTGTTGTGCGGCCGGCAATGTAATGCTGTATTGCCCGAGGAGACGGTGCGGTATCTGAAGAGGCTGAACATTAGTGAGAGTTTGCTGCTGTGGAGAGAAGATGTAGACCTCATGACGCTTCATCACACTGGAAaactctcactcactctgctGAGAGATGGACTTCTGGATAg CTCTGAGTATCACGCTTTGGAGTCCAGCATACTGCGAGTGGTCCATCACGACGGGCAGCAGGACACAGGGGATGATGCAGCGTTGTCCGCGGTGACGACAGTCGCCAGGGAGATTCGTCAAGAGGCAGCGGAGCACATCAGAGCAACGTTGGGGAAGTCTCttggag AGGCCTTGCGACTGCAAAATGAAGCTTTTTGGATCAAACATGGCCGTCAGTCAACGCAACTGGAGGATCTCAGAAGATCCTTGGAGCAGCTGAGTGACGCCACTGCTGACGCCGAGCTACAAG ACATGGAGCAGCTGCTTACGGCGGAGTTGAAGGAGTTTTCTGATGGCGAGATGACCATAGCACTGTCTTCAGTGACCACAGTTAAGGAG CACTGGATTGTTAATGTGGACGGGCTGAACGCTTTCAGTCAGCACCATGGCCTCGATGGTCTGGTGGTTCTCTTGTCCATCAGTGATACAGTTCATCATCCTGGCCAGCAGGTGGCTGTCTACTCAAACAACACAGATATCCTAAACCAG ATCTGCTGTGAGTTGGAAGAGTCCTCCAGCTGGTCTCTTTTTGGTCAACTTGAAGCTAGGGAGAATCTCCAGGTCTACCACATCCCTATAaacaccccctcctccattGGTACTCTGCTGGTAGAAGAAATCCAGGGCCTCCTCAAGGACTTTGTGGACCGGCGGAGCTCTGTATTAGCCTGCCACCCCAGCAGTAGGAGCTCATCCACAGAGGGAGTAGCAGGCAGTGTGGAGTTCTCCCAGGGATCATCTGGTATCAATGACATGGATGGCTCTGACATAGAGAGGGTCGAGGGAGGCAGTGCAGATGTGGCTGCACGAGCAAG AGGGATGGCAGATGGTGAGGAGGACACACGAGGTGTAGAAGTCAGTGCTGGTGGGGAGCTAGTGAGCCCTGACAGCGGTATGACCACACTCCGCAGCAGCCGCTCCTCCAAAGAGAGTTCAGTGTTTCTTAGTGATGACAGTCCAGTGGGTGAGGTTACAGCAGGAGGAGGTCCAGCAGCAGGACCAGGAGGAATCTTCCTGAgaaacccccctcccctgggGTTGtcgtctctctcccctcctgtcccacctgagaggaagaagaaccgCTCATGCAGAAATAAGAGTGACAACTTTGACCTCTTTAGTTTTGACCCACTACATAGCAGTGACCCCTCTTTGCCAGCAGGAGGGGAACTGACAAATTCTGAAGTAAGAGGAGATGGGACAGAAACAAGATCAGGGAGCTCCAACTTATCAGAACTTGAAGAACTGAGCTTCATGGATTTCTCTGCTGGAAGTAGAAATTCATCAGTTGACCACCATGGTCAAATTCATGGAAATGAGATGACTGACACTGTGGTTCCTCCAACTCCGGTCAACAGCCTGGTTGGTAGCCGCCCACCCAGCAGATGTGGAATCAGGTTCTTCCCAGAAGATGTAGTTGAAAGGATCAATTGCCTACAGCACAAGGACAGTGTGTCATCATCCTTGTCAGAGACCTGGGATGAACTTTGCTTTGACACACAAGGAGCACTGTCCTCAAGTGATAATAATGCCTCCAATCGGACCAAGGACTATGAGAGCCCACAAAATATTATAGAGGACATTAGAGGCAAAGAGTCATTGTCTGatgtgacagaaatagaaaGCAGGGAGGAGATCTTAAAGCCAGAGAATTCCCACCAGAGGCCAAAGAGCCTTCAACCTCAGCTTAGTGTGGTCACTGGGCAGACTGAATCATATGAAAACTGGAACCCAGACTCGGTACTGAAGGATGAGTGGAACCCTGTTACTTTGGCTGATCTGCAATTGACAccaccagaggaggagggaactgGAAAATGCAAAGCTGGTGACATTggatcaaaaggaaaaacaacatctttgtcaaaaaagaaagcaaTCCTAAATACTTTAACACCAGACACATCCAAAGAAGAGGACAAAGGGGtccaaggaaaaaaagaagaccaaaAGATGGAGCTCCTAGACTTCTGGACTTACTCAGCACAAAAGGGATTTCTTAAATCTGACAGTGGAACCACAGAGTCTTACCCTGAATCACTAGATATGTGGAATATGACAATCAGGGATGACAGTCTATCACCTCTCACAACCCCTGACAACTTGTCTGAAAACTCAGGTTCTTTCTGTGGGATGAACCGCAATCTTTTGGGTGGTACATCTGTGGAAAGTCCGCCGGGATTCTGTGATGGTGGAATGGAGATGTGGAACACCACCATACAGGAAGACAGCTCTTCCACTATAACAAGCCCTGAAGGACCTGACAATGGAAAGGACCTAAGTCATATGGGATCACCTGATGCTCATTCTCCAGAGACACATGCAAGCAAACaattagaggaagaaaaagctACAGAGGAGGGGAAAGTTATGAGTAAAGTAATTAGTCACACACCTGGTGAGGTGGTGTGGAGAGGCAATGTGCACAATGTGAAAATAGTCATAGACACTGCACATGGTTCAGCACAGGATGAAAAAATGGATGAGGATGATATGCAGATTTTTCAGAGCCAGCAGTCAGTTGTACAGAACTTGGAATCTGAACATTCAGGTTATGATCCTTCCGCGTACCAAGGCATAGACATGCATGACTTATCTGTCCCTGGCATGGTTACCTCCACCTCAGAATATGACAATGTAGGAGCTGGTGTGTGGAGCCTGTCATCCTCCCCTGAGACCTTTGCTAGCCCAGTAGTAGATGTGATACAGCCACAGGGGCAGTCTAGCCCTTTTTTTGTAGTGACAAACCCCATTCATATAGATGAGAAGCACGATCAATCTCAGAGGACTAATCCTCTGGGAAAGACTGAATGCAGATCAGCAATATCAGATACAGAACAGTCAGTCACACAAATGTTCCTATTTGAGGGAACTTGTGAGGTTGGTCACATAACCAGTTCAATTGAGAGTGAgtatgacaacaaaaacaaagaagggtCAGCAGAGGCTGACTGGATAGAGCAATCAAGTGATTATTCTCCATTTGTCATGGTGGACTCCTCAATGACTCAGCAAATTTCCACAAATGATCATACAAGCTTCAGTGAAGCTGCTGAGACTCAACTCCAGACTGACCAATTGTTGTCCCCACGTCATGTGAATTGGGACAGCTCAGAATCCGCTTCATTATCACATGCCCTGCCAATCACCGTGGCCCAAAATGAAGATGGGACTGCCGCTGAAAGCCAACGGTGGGCCAACATAGCGAATAATGGAAATGTGGAGGGCAAAATAACCGAGACTATGGGTTTAGGCTCCAGCTCTGGTGtgaagagagacacactgaaATTCAGCCCTGACAGTCTTCAGCCAGGCAGTGGAGACGAACTCAGGTCCAATTCTGACGGAGATTCATCTTCAGGCCTGGAAATGGAATACATCGTTGTGTCTGGCACAGTaaaagaagcagagagagagtgggatgACAGGCCTAAACAGGGAGACAAGCAAACAAAACGAACAAGAAAGCCCATGGAAACATTTAGCACGCTTTATTATGCCGCCACAGTACTAGGTGCACATAGAGAGCACCAGGAGAACACAGAGCAAAGTAGGCAAAACCAAAATCAAGCTGTCTTATCCACTCATTACCTAGTAAATCTGGATAATTCCACTGAGCATGACATGGTGCCAGAAAAGGTCAGTCCCAGCCAATCAAAAAATACATTGGAAGCAACAGGTTGCAATCAACCACAGGTATTTGAAGGAAACTATGACGATAAATCAAGCATTGTCGCCAGAAGTGTGTCTCCTTCATTAAGATTTCCGTCCGATATCTTTCTGAAAACCAGAGAGGAAGTTTATGTCCATTCACAGATCTCAATGGAAGATTCAGATGAGGGCGGACAGTCACCCTCCGCACCCCCACTATGTCCTACTTCTTTGGGAGATTTTCAAGACTGGGGGGGTCAGTTAGTGAGACATGACACACCTAGAGACACATCTGAAACACAGTCCCCTGTACTTACCAACAGTTCAGTGTCCCACCCCAGCTCTCTGACCGGCACCCCATTAAGTGAATTGGGTATTTCCACTGACAGAGGACTTGGATTACCATTTTCCGGAGATTTAATGGAAGAGGAAAATGacgaggaagagcaggaggaggaaactgATATGGAGAACACTACCCTGTCAAAATGGACTTCAGgagtacaaaataaaagggaagaaaaacaacagttatGCTCCTCTGATCTGCTTAGTTTCACAGAAGAGCTGAGCGGAGGTTCATCAATTCAACAAACAGATTCACAAACACTTGAGCTTAAGCAGGACCGGTCTCTACAGGATACAGTGGATCACTATGATGGACAACCTGCAAGGATTCATGAATGGTCAACTGAACAACAGATTGGAGGCCATGAAGCTTGTCAAGATAGCGATGCACTGGTTTTAAG CTACTCCCCTGGAAGAAGAAATCAAGACGTATCATCACAGCTGTCATCCCAGCCAACCAATGAGAATGGTGAATATCAGTGGACAGGAAGTCACAATGTCACTCAGGGTCAAACCCCGTATGGCTACAACTACCATCACATCAACCAAAGAACTGACAACCAGAATACACAGTCAACCTGCGTAGCTACAAAATCCAACAGCCAGCAACACACCACAGATGTCTACGCTGAGTTTACAACTGATGCCTCAGCTGCACAGTATGGGCCTGAGCAGGATGAGAGCTATTATGAAGCTGGGGTTAATGCTGAGTACAGCCTGGATGACCCAGACTCCAAGATCCAGAACGTAGGTGAAGGTGGCGATGATTCCAACTCCATGTGCACTTCTCAACTTCAGTCCTCTCGGTTTCAAGATGATGGCCAGTGTCAGTATGAGACAGACCATACTCCTTACCAGTTTGACGGACAGCCATTCTACCAATCGGATGTTCAGCCTGAGAGGGAAGATCATGCACAGTATGTGCCCAAGGGATTTGTTCCCTTTCTCCTGTCAAG ACACTCCCAACAGAGAGACGGTGCAGTGgggatgatgacgacgatgcCCTCCAGTGAGGAAACTGCTGAGGAGCTCGAGGACAGAGAAG ACCCACCCTCCTCTGCAGATCTGTCGGGCAGCTCCAATCAAAGGAGAAAGTTGGCAGCGCCACCACTGAGCGTGTCGCTGGACCGCAGTGAGGGGTCTCTTCTCTCAGAGGATGCTCTGGACACAGGGGACGAGGCCTTGGATACTGGAGATGACCTGGATATCAACATTGATGAGCTGGACACACCTGATGAGGCAGACTCCCTGGAGCTGCACAGACACG GCGACTCAGAAGAGTCTAAAATGGCTGTAGGAGCAGCTTCATGTGACGTCGTCGTAGGACACGGGTCAGCtgaggagagcagggagagcAAACCGTGGAGGAGCGTGTTGATTGGAGAGCAGGAGCATCGTATTGATATGAAGAGCATTGCGCCGTACAAAAGAGTCATTTCTCATGGAG GTTATTACGCTGAACAGAATGCCATCATTGTGTTTGCAGCATGTTTCCTACCAGACAGTAACTGTGACAATTACAATTATGTAATGGAAAACCTTTTTCT gtatgtAATAAGTACCTTGGAACTAATGGTGGCAGAGGATTACATGATTGTTTATCTGAATGGTGCCACCCCTCGCAGGAGGATGCCAGGTTTTAGCTGGATGAAAAAGTGCTACCAGATGATAGACAGAAG ACTGAAGAAAAACCTGAAGATGTTCATCATTGTTCATCCTTCCTGGTTCATACGAACTTTGCTGGGAATAACTAGACCCTTCATAAG CTCCAAGTTCAGCAGTAAGATCAAATATGTGAATAGTCTGCGGGAGCTTGGAAAAATCATCCCAATGGAGTATGTCCACATTCCAACCAGCATCGTCAA